In Myxococcus stipitatus, the following are encoded in one genomic region:
- a CDS encoding sensor histidine kinase, whose product MKRPRTLRAHLTLFFATSVLGTLLLYGGAVVATLAWGEWRERQVELSAPRDAQHPREDEAGLFDEAFQALGAMALMAPLAAMGSLALGSALARRALEPLREASERARAAQASQLDLRLPVRGNQDEWDELATTLNSLLAEARTSFERIRAFTSDAAHELRTPLTVIMGEAEVSLRRERTPEEYRRSLGIVLDESQRLARLVDELLQLARADANSRVEDTQPVDLYALAQEALERTRHHLTARPPSLALELTGAPTVVHGSPVLLSRLLDNLLDNARRHAHQRIRVVLSPVGREVQLTVGDDGPGVDAAFQPRLFERFARADSSRSTQGTGLGLALSRGIAQAHGGTLDYERADSESRFIFRLPARQEPSGSPLPASCASPGKTTA is encoded by the coding sequence ATGAAGCGCCCCCGCACCCTCCGCGCACATCTGACGCTCTTCTTCGCCACCTCCGTCCTGGGGACACTCCTGCTGTATGGAGGCGCGGTGGTGGCGACGCTCGCCTGGGGCGAGTGGCGCGAGCGGCAGGTGGAACTCTCCGCTCCACGCGACGCGCAACATCCCAGGGAGGATGAGGCGGGGCTCTTCGATGAGGCCTTTCAAGCGTTGGGCGCCATGGCCCTCATGGCGCCTCTCGCCGCGATGGGGTCGCTGGCGCTGGGCAGTGCGCTGGCGCGTCGTGCGCTGGAGCCCCTGCGAGAGGCGAGTGAGCGCGCACGCGCCGCCCAGGCCTCGCAATTGGACCTGCGCCTCCCGGTCCGCGGCAATCAGGACGAGTGGGATGAGCTGGCCACGACCCTGAACAGCCTGCTCGCGGAGGCACGCACCTCCTTCGAGCGCATCCGGGCCTTCACCTCGGACGCCGCGCACGAGCTGCGCACCCCTCTGACGGTCATCATGGGAGAGGCGGAGGTCAGCCTGAGGCGCGAGCGCACACCGGAAGAGTACCGGCGCTCGCTGGGAATCGTGCTCGACGAGTCCCAGAGGCTCGCCCGGCTCGTCGACGAGTTGCTCCAACTCGCCCGCGCGGACGCGAACTCGCGAGTAGAGGACACGCAGCCCGTCGACCTGTACGCACTGGCCCAGGAGGCCCTCGAGCGCACGCGGCATCACCTCACCGCGAGGCCCCCGAGCCTTGCCCTGGAGCTCACGGGCGCGCCCACCGTGGTCCACGGGAGTCCCGTCCTGTTGTCCCGGTTGCTCGACAACCTGCTCGACAACGCGCGCCGCCACGCGCATCAGCGCATCCGTGTCGTGCTGAGCCCTGTGGGCCGCGAGGTCCAGCTCACCGTGGGGGATGACGGTCCGGGCGTGGACGCCGCGTTCCAGCCTCGACTGTTCGAGCGCTTCGCCCGCGCCGACTCGTCGCGCAGCACCCAGGGTACGGGGTTGGGGCTCGCGCTGTCGCGAGGCATCGCCCAGGCGCATGGAGGAACGCTCGACTACGAGCGTGCGGATTCGGAGAGCCGCTTCATCTTCCGGCTCCCGGCGCGACAGGAACCGTCCGGCTCGCCACTTCCCGCTTCGTGCGCCAGCCCTGGCAAGACCACAGCTTGA
- a CDS encoding SDR family oxidoreductase — MLLAHKNAIVYGAAGAMGGAVARAFAKAGAQVFLAGRTLARLDAVAQDIRASGGVAHTAQVDAQDLAAVAAHADAVVAKAGRIDISFNAITIHAVQNVPLVEMSLDDFMTPVTEAARTHFITATTAARKMMAQRSGVIVLLSSTAAKESRHQMGGFNLACASIEALTRSLAGEVGRQGVRVVALRPNFTPETTPSLQEEDLSPLLKDTLLGRLPRLAEVANTAVYLASDAAGAMTGAVVNLSCGAIID; from the coding sequence ATGCTGCTCGCCCACAAGAACGCGATTGTCTACGGGGCCGCTGGGGCCATGGGCGGGGCTGTCGCACGTGCCTTCGCGAAGGCCGGCGCCCAGGTCTTCCTGGCCGGCCGCACCCTCGCCAGGCTCGACGCCGTGGCCCAGGACATCCGAGCCTCGGGAGGTGTGGCCCACACCGCCCAGGTGGACGCGCAGGACCTCGCCGCGGTCGCGGCCCATGCGGACGCCGTGGTCGCGAAGGCGGGGCGCATCGACATCTCCTTCAACGCCATCACCATCCATGCCGTGCAGAACGTCCCGCTCGTCGAGATGTCGCTCGACGACTTCATGACGCCCGTCACCGAAGCGGCGCGGACGCACTTCATCACCGCCACGACCGCGGCCCGGAAGATGATGGCTCAGCGCTCGGGAGTCATCGTGCTGCTCTCATCCACCGCGGCGAAGGAGTCCCGCCACCAGATGGGAGGCTTCAATCTGGCGTGCGCCTCAATCGAAGCCTTGACCCGGAGCCTGGCCGGTGAAGTCGGGCGTCAAGGTGTCCGCGTCGTGGCGCTCCGTCCCAACTTCACTCCGGAAACCACACCTTCCCTCCAGGAAGAAGACCTTTCGCCCCTGCTCAAGGACACACTGCTGGGACGCCTGCCCCGCCTGGCCGAGGTCGCGAACACCGCTGTCTATCTGGCCTCCGACGCGGCCGGTGCGATGACCGGCGCGGTCGTCAATCTCTCCTGTGGAGCCATCATCGACTGA
- a CDS encoding ThiF family adenylyltransferase produces MRIIFCGVGAIGSQAAVLCRNLEATLVFIDFDRVESKNLLAQAYVKPSVGKNKAEALKLQFLNLHGVKTESFGVRVTRDNVEALCGGADLLVDCFDNQDSRVLLSDFARRAGKPLLHGAVSADGTFGLVRWDERFTPDAEDTAGQATCEGGAHLPLLGLLAATLARSVQDFAKHGSRRDALVNLSSVIPTAGA; encoded by the coding sequence GTGCGCATCATCTTCTGTGGCGTGGGCGCCATCGGCTCGCAGGCGGCGGTGTTGTGCCGCAACCTGGAGGCGACGCTGGTGTTCATCGACTTTGACCGAGTGGAGTCCAAGAACCTCCTCGCGCAGGCCTACGTGAAGCCCTCGGTGGGAAAGAACAAGGCCGAGGCACTCAAGCTCCAGTTCCTCAACCTGCACGGCGTGAAGACGGAGTCGTTCGGCGTGCGTGTCACTCGCGACAACGTGGAGGCGCTGTGTGGTGGCGCGGACCTCCTGGTCGACTGCTTCGACAACCAGGACAGCCGCGTGCTGTTGAGCGACTTCGCCCGCCGGGCTGGCAAGCCGCTCCTCCACGGCGCGGTGAGCGCGGACGGCACGTTCGGACTCGTGCGATGGGATGAGCGCTTCACTCCCGACGCAGAGGACACGGCCGGCCAGGCCACCTGCGAGGGAGGCGCGCACCTCCCTCTGTTGGGGTTGTTGGCCGCCACACTCGCCCGAAGCGTGCAGGACTTCGCGAAGCACGGCAGCCGGAGAGACGCGCTGGTGAACCTGTCGTCCGTCATTCCCACCGCGGGCGCCTGA
- a CDS encoding response regulator transcription factor, translating into MAERRLNARSSSLVQRRITGAIAGGNDWFSPMHVLVVDDHEALRALVAQALERDGHLVRQAAHIEQARQALLFEPDVIVLDIGLPDGSGLSLCRELRREGIQTPILILTAHNRVNERVEGLDAGADDFLGKPFAIAELRARVRAVGRRRERASTVRVKFGEVELDFGRREAWRAGQAVALTSREWAILETLASRANRVVSKATVLESIWGEATMGAESSLEVLVARIRRKLGDEAVVTLRGEGYRLGSG; encoded by the coding sequence ATGGCTGAACGGCGGCTGAACGCCCGGTCGTCCAGCCTCGTCCAGAGGCGCATCACGGGTGCTATAGCGGGTGGCAACGACTGGTTCTCGCCCATGCACGTCCTCGTCGTCGATGACCACGAAGCACTCCGGGCACTCGTCGCCCAGGCGCTCGAACGAGATGGCCATCTCGTCCGGCAGGCCGCGCACATCGAGCAGGCTCGGCAGGCCCTTCTCTTCGAGCCCGACGTCATCGTGCTCGACATCGGCCTGCCGGATGGCTCCGGGCTGTCGCTCTGCCGCGAGCTGCGCAGAGAAGGCATCCAGACGCCCATCCTCATCCTCACGGCACACAACCGCGTGAATGAACGAGTCGAAGGATTGGACGCGGGCGCGGACGACTTCCTGGGCAAGCCCTTCGCCATCGCGGAGCTGCGGGCCCGCGTGCGCGCGGTGGGGCGGAGACGCGAACGCGCGAGCACCGTCCGCGTGAAGTTCGGTGAAGTCGAGCTCGACTTCGGGCGGCGCGAGGCCTGGCGCGCGGGACAGGCGGTGGCCCTCACCTCTCGGGAGTGGGCCATCCTCGAAACCCTCGCATCGAGAGCCAACCGGGTCGTGAGCAAGGCCACGGTGCTGGAGTCCATCTGGGGAGAGGCCACCATGGGTGCGGAGAGCAGCCTGGAGGTGCTGGTCGCGAGGATTCGGCGGAAGCTCGGCGACGAGGCCGTCGTCACGCTGCGCGGCGAGGGGTATCGACTTGGGAGCGGCTGA
- a CDS encoding HAMP domain-containing sensor histidine kinase yields MGAADRPQARATLVRRLSRAMLGLALACTALTAGGTGLLAYQMLRMAEDRRLTDVAVDMVDEVAGLPDSQARIEADAEQVELQAFGIQITLFGGDARLGGMDHIPRVTGCAWAHTPGMEDVRRCGVEAHGRLAVAQETLASMPRIRMELTLAVLLTSAGAALMSLALSRRVAHWAARPLTELSESLAHLGPGAGISPELHTEARYEEVNAVRTALVGLLGRLHTALEQSRRFAANAAHEMRTPLAMLQAELELQSEMTQPTETAAALTRMHRTVTSLGTLVERLLVLAEGEQGPLELVETVSLSEVVEATLDALPEDQRGRVHTQLQASGLIPGDSQLLRQLVDNVVENALKFSGEGPVSIHLQATPEATLLDVQDEGPGITPEESERVFEPFYRSPRARAESPGHGVGLSLVLLVARAHGAQARFLPTSKGAHLRLTFPPPKRATPVST; encoded by the coding sequence TTGGGAGCGGCTGACCGTCCCCAGGCCCGCGCCACGCTGGTGCGACGGCTCTCCCGCGCGATGCTGGGGCTGGCGCTCGCCTGCACCGCGCTCACCGCGGGCGGCACGGGGCTGCTCGCCTACCAGATGTTGCGCATGGCCGAGGACCGGCGACTGACCGACGTCGCCGTCGACATGGTCGATGAGGTGGCCGGCCTCCCGGACTCACAAGCTCGCATCGAGGCCGATGCCGAGCAGGTGGAGCTCCAGGCGTTCGGAATCCAAATCACTTTGTTCGGGGGAGACGCACGCCTGGGCGGAATGGACCACATCCCTCGTGTCACCGGTTGCGCCTGGGCCCACACACCGGGAATGGAGGATGTGAGGCGCTGCGGTGTCGAGGCCCACGGCCGGCTGGCCGTGGCTCAAGAAACACTCGCCAGCATGCCGCGCATCCGCATGGAGTTGACCCTGGCCGTGCTGCTCACCTCGGCGGGGGCCGCCCTCATGAGCCTCGCGCTCAGCCGCCGCGTCGCCCACTGGGCCGCACGCCCCCTCACCGAACTCAGCGAGTCCCTGGCCCACCTCGGCCCAGGCGCCGGCATCTCCCCTGAGCTCCACACCGAGGCCCGCTACGAAGAGGTGAATGCCGTCCGCACCGCGCTGGTTGGACTCCTGGGCCGCCTCCACACGGCCCTCGAGCAGTCACGCCGCTTCGCCGCAAACGCCGCACACGAGATGCGCACACCCCTGGCCATGCTCCAAGCGGAGCTGGAGCTCCAGTCCGAGATGACACAACCCACGGAGACAGCCGCCGCGCTCACCCGGATGCACCGCACGGTGACGTCCCTGGGGACACTCGTGGAGCGATTGCTGGTCCTCGCGGAGGGAGAGCAAGGCCCACTCGAACTGGTCGAAACCGTGAGCCTCTCCGAGGTCGTGGAGGCCACCCTCGACGCGTTGCCCGAAGACCAGCGCGGCCGAGTGCACACCCAGCTCCAGGCCTCCGGACTCATTCCAGGGGACAGCCAACTCTTGCGGCAGCTCGTCGACAACGTGGTGGAGAACGCACTCAAGTTCTCCGGTGAAGGCCCCGTCTCCATCCACCTCCAGGCCACGCCCGAGGCGACGCTCCTGGACGTCCAGGATGAAGGGCCAGGCATCACTCCCGAGGAATCAGAGCGCGTCTTCGAGCCCTTCTATCGTTCCCCGCGTGCACGCGCGGAGAGCCCCGGACACGGCGTCGGACTGTCCCTGGTCCTGCTGGTCGCCCGGGCACACGGAGCCCAAGCCCGGTTCCTGCCCACCTCGAAGGGCGCGCACCTGAGGCTCACCTTCCCGCCTCCGAAGCGCGCCACGCCCGTCTCCACATGA
- a CDS encoding efflux RND transporter permease subunit, which produces MLGVVVRNGILLASDYRHLEEVDGMPFGRERVLQGTLERLQSMSMTTLTTALVLVPLVMGGLKPGQEIEHPMAVVILGGLFSSAVLNVLPVPSLYLRFGRKPGSDGKRGLPGDDAEQPPTRDVREAVVSCGV; this is translated from the coding sequence GTGCTGGGCGTGGTCGTGCGCAACGGCATTCTTCTGGCCAGCGATTACCGTCACTTGGAGGAAGTGGACGGCATGCCGTTCGGACGGGAGCGGGTGTTGCAGGGGACGTTGGAGCGGCTCCAGTCCATGTCGATGACGACGCTGACGACCGCGCTGGTGCTGGTGCCGCTCGTCATGGGCGGACTCAAGCCGGGGCAGGAGATTGAACACCCGATGGCGGTGGTCATCCTCGGTGGACTCTTCTCATCCGCGGTCCTCAACGTGTTGCCCGTTCCGTCGCTGTATCTGCGCTTCGGGCGCAAGCCGGGCAGCGACGGGAAGCGCGGCCTTCCTGGCGATGACGCGGAACAGCCCCCCACACGAGATGTGCGGGAGGCAGTGGTCTCTTGCGGAGTGTGA
- a CDS encoding ArnT family glycosyltransferase, whose amino-acid sequence MSRASVEISRGAGWRWVLWASLGLVLLRLVYAGHVELAPQEAYYWQYARHLDWSYLDHPPLCAWLMALSTFFLGDSEVALRLPAILSSAALSCVMYSLGSRLYSPAVGLLTALAANATVLFGLGAVVMTPDVPLVLAWALALRVLCELVLPDGSGPGRFGWRWYLLGLLCGLGMLSKYTAALLPLQVLLTALVTERGRAALRTVHPYLACVLAALVFSPVFFWNQSHDWASFAFQTTGRTQTVNGFHGYLIGRYVGLQSVAVGPLLYLALLLTAGVLVRHAWRGDARARLLGLASVPGLLVFTLVSPFHWVKMNWVAPSYLGLLVAAAGGAWALRRHRAVRASAGLSMGVGAALMVAMYLMPLCPWIPFRERDNLVSGWRELADAVQQHRDSMGQPAPMVVGWGYKTASELAFYLEGQPETQSDSALGGDGLAYSFWMDQARPGQDAIVVADLRQPLKDAQSRLDAHCASVRELPPVTVHRGSRVVTTFKLWSCQGWRTKREVASRTVPVAPGAGR is encoded by the coding sequence ATGTCGCGTGCGTCCGTGGAGATCTCCCGGGGGGCGGGATGGCGCTGGGTCCTGTGGGCCTCACTGGGGCTGGTGCTCCTGCGGCTCGTCTACGCGGGCCACGTGGAGCTGGCTCCTCAAGAGGCCTACTACTGGCAATACGCTCGCCACCTCGATTGGTCTTACCTGGACCACCCGCCGTTGTGCGCCTGGCTGATGGCTTTGTCGACGTTCTTCCTGGGCGATTCGGAGGTCGCGCTCCGCCTGCCCGCGATTCTCTCCTCGGCCGCGCTCAGCTGCGTCATGTACTCGCTGGGGAGCCGGCTGTACTCGCCAGCGGTGGGGCTGCTGACCGCGCTCGCCGCGAATGCCACGGTCCTCTTCGGGCTGGGCGCGGTGGTGATGACACCGGACGTGCCCCTGGTGCTGGCGTGGGCGCTGGCGCTGCGTGTGCTCTGTGAGCTGGTGTTGCCGGACGGGAGCGGGCCGGGCCGTTTCGGTTGGCGCTGGTACCTGCTGGGCCTGCTGTGTGGGCTGGGAATGTTGTCCAAGTACACCGCGGCGCTCCTTCCGCTCCAGGTGTTGCTGACGGCCTTGGTGACCGAGCGAGGCCGCGCGGCGCTGCGCACCGTCCATCCGTATCTGGCGTGTGTGCTCGCGGCCCTGGTGTTCTCACCCGTGTTCTTCTGGAACCAATCGCACGACTGGGCCTCGTTCGCCTTCCAGACGACGGGGCGCACCCAGACCGTGAATGGCTTTCATGGCTATCTCATCGGCCGCTATGTGGGACTCCAGTCCGTGGCGGTCGGCCCCCTGCTCTATCTGGCGTTGCTGCTCACGGCCGGAGTCCTCGTGCGGCATGCCTGGCGAGGAGATGCGCGGGCGCGTCTGTTGGGACTCGCGAGTGTGCCGGGCCTGCTCGTGTTCACCCTGGTGAGCCCCTTTCATTGGGTGAAGATGAACTGGGTGGCTCCGTCCTATCTCGGCCTGTTGGTGGCCGCGGCGGGTGGCGCGTGGGCGCTTCGTCGACACCGCGCGGTGCGGGCCTCCGCGGGCCTGAGCATGGGCGTGGGCGCGGCGTTGATGGTGGCCATGTACTTGATGCCGCTCTGCCCGTGGATTCCCTTCCGCGAGCGGGACAACCTCGTGAGCGGTTGGCGGGAACTGGCCGATGCGGTGCAACAACACCGGGACTCGATGGGGCAGCCCGCTCCCATGGTGGTGGGGTGGGGTTACAAGACGGCGAGCGAGCTGGCCTTCTACCTGGAGGGGCAGCCGGAGACCCAATCCGACTCGGCGCTGGGCGGAGATGGGTTGGCTTATTCCTTCTGGATGGACCAGGCGCGCCCCGGACAGGACGCCATCGTCGTCGCGGACCTGCGGCAACCCCTGAAGGATGCGCAGTCACGTCTCGACGCGCATTGCGCATCGGTGCGGGAGCTGCCACCCGTGACGGTGCATCGTGGCTCGCGGGTGGTGACGACGTTCAAGCTGTGGTCTTGCCAGGGCTGGCGCACGAAGCGGGAAGTGGCGAGCCGGACGGTTCCTGTCGCGCCGGGAGCCGGAAGATGA
- a CDS encoding response regulator transcription factor: MSILIVEDELRVRAFIARGLEEEGFRVRECANGLEAQELLRIERFDLVILDWMLPGLPGVDVLRAMRAQDDNTPVIMLTAKDAVADRILALNAGADDYLIKPFSFEELLARIRAILRRIDQRGGPLLSHADLTLDPTTRRVTRSDVDLVLTAREFALLQFLLQHAGEVVSRTRIVQAVWDHDFETFSNVVEVYIRYLRAKVDVPFHDKLIHTVRGVGYVLQSRT, translated from the coding sequence GTGTCCATCCTCATCGTAGAAGACGAGCTGCGCGTCCGGGCGTTCATCGCACGCGGGTTGGAGGAAGAAGGCTTTCGTGTCCGCGAATGCGCCAACGGGCTCGAGGCCCAGGAGCTCTTGCGCATCGAACGCTTCGACCTGGTCATCCTGGACTGGATGCTGCCGGGGCTGCCGGGAGTGGACGTCCTGCGAGCCATGCGCGCTCAAGACGACAACACACCCGTCATCATGCTGACCGCGAAGGACGCCGTCGCCGACCGCATCCTCGCGCTCAACGCCGGCGCGGATGACTACCTCATCAAACCCTTCTCCTTCGAGGAGCTGCTCGCACGCATCCGAGCCATCCTCCGCCGCATCGACCAGCGCGGGGGCCCGCTCCTCAGCCATGCGGACCTTACGCTGGACCCGACCACGCGAAGGGTGACCCGCTCGGACGTGGACCTCGTCCTGACGGCCCGGGAGTTCGCCCTCTTGCAGTTCCTCCTTCAACACGCGGGAGAGGTGGTCTCCCGCACCCGCATCGTGCAGGCCGTGTGGGACCATGACTTCGAGACGTTCTCCAACGTCGTGGAGGTCTACATCCGCTACCTCCGGGCCAAGGTCGACGTCCCCTTCCATGACAAACTCATCCACACCGTGAGAGGCGTCGGCTACGTCCTCCAGAGCCGGACATGA
- a CDS encoding S8 family peptidase, whose translation MTQLTLAMGGLALLGACSSRTVCRDPSTTAALLAQPTEKFVSVRKKVPGQYVVVLKAPEAGLQPLAVNEATQSLTAKYGGATFAVYAHALRGFATRMSEEQARALSSDPAVAYVQEDGVMSIWESQSQPRPTWGIDRVDQRNLPLDKLYMYNATGLGVHVYILDTGVRFSHREFGGRASLGFDAIGDSMKGNDCHGHGTHVAGTVAGKTYGLAKNAQVHSVRVLGCNGSGSTSGVIAGIDWVTKNHQSPAVANMSLGGDSDRATDDAVRRSIASGVTYVIAAGNESTDACKHSPARTMEAITVAATDTKDKRTYFSNYGDCVDVFAPGNQITSAWHYNDKETREQSGTSMASPHVAGVAALWLELNPTATPEAVAAALFENATPDKVRSAGECSPNRMAYSGFIGAVPLLPTVSTEPQQQPAPSATQH comes from the coding sequence ATGACACAGTTGACCCTGGCCATGGGTGGCCTGGCGCTGTTGGGCGCATGCTCGAGCCGGACTGTCTGCCGGGACCCGTCCACCACCGCCGCGCTCCTCGCACAGCCCACCGAGAAGTTCGTCTCGGTGCGAAAAAAGGTACCGGGGCAGTACGTGGTGGTGCTCAAGGCCCCCGAGGCGGGGCTGCAGCCATTGGCTGTCAACGAAGCGACACAAAGCCTCACCGCGAAGTACGGCGGCGCCACCTTCGCCGTGTACGCGCATGCCCTGCGAGGCTTCGCCACCCGGATGAGCGAGGAGCAAGCCCGTGCGCTGTCCTCGGACCCCGCCGTCGCGTACGTCCAGGAGGACGGCGTGATGTCCATCTGGGAGAGCCAGAGCCAGCCGCGTCCCACCTGGGGCATCGACCGGGTGGACCAGCGGAACCTGCCGCTGGACAAGCTCTACATGTACAACGCCACGGGCCTGGGTGTGCATGTCTATATCCTCGACACCGGTGTGCGCTTCAGTCATCGCGAGTTCGGTGGCAGGGCCTCCCTCGGCTTCGATGCCATTGGCGACAGCATGAAGGGCAATGATTGTCACGGCCACGGGACACACGTGGCGGGAACGGTCGCGGGAAAGACCTATGGCCTGGCGAAGAATGCCCAGGTGCACTCAGTGCGGGTGCTGGGCTGCAACGGCTCCGGCTCGACCTCTGGCGTCATCGCGGGCATCGACTGGGTGACGAAGAACCACCAGTCCCCCGCCGTGGCCAACATGAGCCTGGGAGGAGACTCAGACCGCGCCACCGACGACGCGGTCCGCCGGTCCATCGCCTCGGGCGTCACGTACGTCATCGCCGCGGGCAACGAGTCCACGGATGCCTGCAAGCACTCTCCAGCCCGGACGATGGAGGCCATCACCGTGGCCGCCACCGACACCAAGGACAAGCGCACCTACTTCTCCAACTATGGGGACTGCGTGGATGTCTTCGCGCCCGGCAACCAGATCACCTCCGCCTGGCACTACAACGACAAGGAGACACGTGAGCAGAGTGGCACCTCCATGGCCTCACCCCATGTGGCGGGCGTCGCGGCGCTCTGGCTGGAGCTGAATCCCACCGCCACTCCTGAAGCCGTCGCCGCGGCCCTGTTCGAGAACGCCACGCCCGACAAGGTGCGCAGCGCGGGTGAATGCTCTCCCAACCGGATGGCGTACTCGGGCTTCATCGGCGCCGTGCCGTTGCTGCCCACCGTGAGCACGGAGCCACAGCAGCAACCGGCGCCCTCCGCGACACAGCATTGA
- a CDS encoding sigma-54 dependent transcriptional regulator, translated as MSARKRRLLVLDDDAGVVSFLCESLEARGYETVGLTSPEEALGLFRKELFDLVISDVEMPGMRGIELLNLLLAERPGQLVLLITGFGSVEMAVAAVKAGACDFVTKPFNIEALVLSIERAFRERQLRREIVRLRASVPDEVPSGLVARSPAMRNALELARRAARSDAMVLLTGETGTGKSALARFIHESSARRAEPFLQLNCATLPSGLAESELFGVRRGAFTDARENRPGVFVAAGGGTLFLDEVGELSLDVQAKLLQCLETGRVRPLGASAEVPVRARVLAATNRPLEVLLREGRFRPDLYYRLNVIRMEVPPLRERREDIIPLVDFHLGRLVEPHGRSVLGVSADAIRLLVGYSWPGNVRELVNLLERAVAMSDHDTLLPEDFDLPGGDGRVSPPAPQDSGGDAPLDAVERAHVRRVVDAQGGNKAAAARILGISRRTLYRKLDEG; from the coding sequence ATGAGCGCCCGGAAGCGCCGGTTGCTGGTCCTGGATGATGACGCGGGTGTGGTGAGCTTCCTGTGCGAGAGCCTGGAGGCGCGGGGCTATGAGACGGTGGGGCTCACGTCCCCCGAGGAGGCGCTGGGCCTCTTCCGCAAGGAGCTGTTCGACCTGGTCATCTCCGACGTGGAGATGCCGGGGATGCGCGGCATCGAGCTGCTCAACCTCCTGCTCGCCGAGAGGCCGGGGCAGTTGGTGCTGCTCATCACCGGGTTCGGGAGCGTGGAGATGGCGGTCGCGGCGGTGAAGGCGGGCGCCTGTGATTTCGTCACCAAGCCGTTCAACATCGAGGCGCTGGTGCTCTCCATCGAGCGCGCCTTCCGGGAGCGGCAGCTGCGCCGGGAAATCGTGCGCCTGCGTGCGTCCGTCCCCGACGAGGTGCCCAGCGGGCTCGTCGCGAGAAGCCCCGCGATGCGCAACGCGCTGGAACTGGCGCGGCGAGCGGCTCGCAGTGACGCCATGGTCCTCCTCACGGGGGAGACGGGGACGGGCAAGAGCGCCCTGGCCCGGTTCATCCACGAGTCGAGCGCGCGGCGCGCCGAGCCCTTTCTCCAGCTCAACTGCGCGACCCTTCCGTCGGGCCTCGCGGAGAGCGAGCTGTTCGGCGTGCGGCGAGGCGCCTTCACGGACGCGCGTGAGAACCGCCCGGGTGTCTTCGTGGCGGCCGGAGGAGGGACGCTCTTCCTCGATGAGGTGGGCGAGTTGTCCTTGGACGTGCAGGCCAAGCTCCTCCAGTGCCTGGAGACAGGGCGGGTGAGGCCATTGGGGGCCAGCGCGGAGGTGCCGGTGCGAGCGCGTGTCCTCGCCGCAACGAATCGGCCGTTGGAAGTGCTGCTGCGGGAAGGGCGCTTCCGTCCGGACCTCTACTACCGCCTCAACGTCATCCGCATGGAGGTGCCCCCGCTGCGCGAGCGGCGCGAGGACATCATCCCGCTGGTGGACTTCCATCTGGGGCGGCTGGTCGAGCCGCATGGCCGGTCGGTGCTGGGCGTCTCCGCCGACGCCATCCGTCTCCTCGTGGGCTACTCCTGGCCTGGCAACGTGAGGGAGCTGGTCAACCTGCTCGAGCGGGCCGTGGCCATGTCGGACCACGACACGCTGCTCCCCGAGGACTTCGACCTGCCGGGTGGCGATGGCCGGGTTTCACCGCCGGCTCCTCAGGACTCCGGAGGGGACGCGCCTCTTGATGCGGTGGAGCGGGCCCATGTGCGCCGCGTGGTGGATGCGCAGGGGGGGAACAAGGCCGCCGCGGCGCGCATCCTCGGTATCAGCCGGCGCACGCTGTATCGAAAGCTCGATGAGGGCTGA